CGCTCCCGTGTCGCGCCGGCAGCGCAACCGCAACCGTGCGCTGCTGGTCGCGGTCGTCGTCATCTTCCTCGGCAGCGCGCTGATGGCGGGCGCATTGCGCTTCTCCGGCTGGCGACCGGAGGGCATGCGCAACCATGGCGAGCTGCTGCAGCCGCCCGGCGACCTGCGCGCGGTGGCGCTCGCGACCGCCGACGGTGCGCCGTACGCCTGGCAGCCGGCCGAGCGCACGTGGCGGATCGCGCTCGCGCCCCCTGCCGGGTGCAACGAGGAATGCGTGCGCCTGTCGGCGGACCTCGACAAGGTCTGGCAGCTGTTCGGGCGCCAGGCCGACCGCGTGCACATCCTCTGGATGGGCGAGCCGCCAGCCAACGCCACGCACTCCCGCGCGCTGCATGTGCTGGCCGAGGATGCCGGGTTCCGCGCCGGCCTCGCCCGCAACGACGACCCTGCCGGCGTGCCCGTCTACGTGATCGATCCCAATGGCTTCGTCATACTGCGCTACGCTCCCGGCTTCGATGCGGGGCATCTGCGCACCGACATGGCGCGCCTGCTCAAGCTGAAATAGCCCGCGGCCCCGCTGCCCGGCGCCCCCGGACCGACGACCGACCACGAGACGATGACCCCAGCCACACCAGGCGCCCCCACGCCCAGCCCGCCGCCATCCAGGCCGACGCGTCCGGCCGCCTCGAGGCCGACACTGCATCGGCATTTCCACCGCATCGCCTGGTTCGCAGTGGCGTTGACCCTGCTGGTGGTGGTGTTCGGTGCGTTCGTACGCCTGTCCGACGCCGGCCTGAGCTGCCCCGACTGGCCGACCTGCTATGGCCGCGCGGCGTGGCCGAAGGTACCCGAGGAGGTGGCCGGGCACGCCGCCACCGACATCCGTCCGCTGGAGACCCACAAGGCCTGGCGCGAGCAGGTGCACCGCCACATCGCCGCGATCCTCGGTGTGCTGGTGCTGGGACTGGCGCTGCTGGCAGCGCGCCGTCGGCGGCACGGCATCGCCCAGGTCGTCGGCGCATCCGCACTGGTGGCGGCGGCGATTCCGGCCTACATGTACGGCCACATCGGCGCCGCGTTCGCGCTCGCCGGTGCCGGCGAGGCGATCCTGCTGCTGGCGGCGTTGCGCTGGAGCAACGTCGACCTGGCCCGCGCCGCCGTGCTGACGCTGGCGGTGATCATCTTCCAGGCGCTGCTCGGCAAATGGACGGTGACCCTGCTGCTGAAGCCGGTGATCGTGATGGGCCACCTGCTGGGCGGCCTGCTGACGTTCTCGCTGCTGACGTGGATGGCCTGGCGCGCCACCCACCTGCCGATCCGCCTCGCCGGGGCGCAC
This portion of the Luteimonas yindakuii genome encodes:
- a CDS encoding COX15/CtaA family protein encodes the protein MTPATPGAPTPSPPPSRPTRPAASRPTLHRHFHRIAWFAVALTLLVVVFGAFVRLSDAGLSCPDWPTCYGRAAWPKVPEEVAGHAATDIRPLETHKAWREQVHRHIAAILGVLVLGLALLAARRRRHGIAQVVGASALVAAAIPAYMYGHIGAAFALAGAGEAILLLAALRWSNVDLARAAVLTLAVIIFQALLGKWTVTLLLKPVIVMGHLLGGLLTFSLLTWMAWRATHLPIRLAGAHALRVLLWVALAVLGVQIALGGWVSANYAALACGGGGWTTDTAHYIDFPRCVGQWWPPSDFREGFVLWRGIGVDYEGGVLDGGARIAIQMAHRLFAIVAFVALITAAVQLLRMPGLRGWGVLLALLTVAQVMLGILNVKLALPLSVAVMHNGGAALLLFVLVSLLARVQDAGVGGPTRMAVD